The region attctgaatTGTGCTGGATCAGATCAGTTTACCCGCCATAATCCCATCTACTGGGGATTAAGTTTCATGTCATTATCATAATGACAAAAACACCTGTTTTTGTTACCATTATTGTTTGAGATTTTTTCCAAGGACACTAGTTGCTTTCAAAATAACCCACATCACATAATTTAGGCCTCTGAATACCAAGATAAGTGATAATCCAGGGTTCTATAGCCAAGATATGGTGTTTGTATGAGCAAATACTCAAAACCATAGATCATAGGTAGGATATTAGTGTGCATTTGAATACTCATTTTGAATACTGCTCAGTTAGCAGTAAACCTGACTCAACGGTGTAAATATCGTACACAGACTGGACGTCTGTACATGTGACGAAACGAGATGTACATGGGGACTCACTGTAAATAGACTTTGTCTAGTGTCTCATCTGGAGTGTACCAGCCACTTGTTGGTTATTggaaattaaaacaacaacacttgCAAGATGtgtgcctttattttttttatgctttttttttttcaaattccaTCTGGTTGTTTACATCCCTGCATCCCCCTGACAGCAACAAGAGAAGTTTCTCTTGACCATATTTCAACTGTTAACATTAATTAACTTTAAATCTTGATATTTACTGTTGttacattattaatgttattggggtttttttataTTGTTCCTAAGATTCTGTTATTGGAAAAATTTGCAAATTTATAGCTGAAATAACTTTAATTAAAATCATCAACTAAGCTGCATTAAACTGATTTGAAATAAAgtctgggggaaaaaataaatatagagtAGAAGAGAAGATCAGTGACGTCTACTGGGCAATATGGGTTATTGTACAGGAACGTCCAGAAATCGTCCAATCAGAGCTTGGTTTGTGGGTCATGTGACATGGCAGCCCAGTAAAGACGCACCAAACGGCAACAACAAATATGGAGGCGTCTCCGTTCAGCTTCACACCGGAGAGGTACTGGacggaggagaaagagagggcgCTCATAGCGTTTTTCTCCAGTAAGTCAACTTTACAACATCAACTTTCGTTTCATAGGATAAACTGTTCTAAAAGTTGCTGTTTTCAGCGATGCCTTTCCGGAAGCTGCAACATTTGCTGGCAACCGTTGCTCAACAAGACCGACGGCTGTTAGCAATCAGCGACACGGACATATAACAGCAATGGCGACTAGCAACTGGAGTCAAGTTAGCTGTTACTCCTCTAAAATACGCCAACAGCGTCTTCTTGatctctgtttatgtttttaaaacttaTCTGAAGGTCTgattataaataaatgacataaaCGAAGTTTTCAGGCtttcaaatttaattaaaatggttTGGAAATAAAGTGAAGAGGGAGAAATCCACATAAATTCAGTTTGTCAGTATTTTTGTTATTGCACTGTACCTAGCGTTAGATTTTAGGATGATAGTAATATTCATTTTCTAAAGTCACAGTGAATATATAAAAGTTTTAGTCACGTTTATGTAGTCAGCTACATCCTCAGTATTTGTAACGTTACTTGATTGTAACGTTTGATAGTTGATAGTTACTCTGAACATGTTAGTTTTTAGTCTAATGCTCATTAAACAATCATTGTTCAGAAGCTATGACACACCTGGAGAGTGAAACTGCCCAACTGATCATGAAAGACTTGTGATgctcccattaaaaaaaacactatcacgtaaacatgtaaacaacatgTACAGCTGACCAGTACATGTTAATCAGTAACTCAGTTAATCAGAGACCAGAATGACAACATGTGAGCTAAACCACAGATGAATGATATCCTCCAAACCACTGCTATCAAAGTAACGTCATCATCACCACAGTGCTCTGGTTTCACCCCAATGTACACTTAATGCTGTATTTGCACATGTGCAATATATACTTTGTACTTGTATACCTTCCTGTAGtagaaagaaaagtcaaaaacagaATTGGAATATTTCAGACATACATAATCTTAGTCACTGTTTGTAATAGTCCAGTTTACTGCAGGCTGGTAAGATTTTATATTGATTGGCCTATTAACAAACTTTAGATCAATGACTTCAAGTCACTTTAAGTTAGCCGTTTTgggattttttatttaatgaaacaTCACTAGTCAAGGAtctggtttgttttcatttcccagAACACAGTTGTCTGTGGAACCACAAGTCAGAGAGCTACAAGAACCGACAGCTGCGATGGAAAACCCTGGAACACCTGAGGATCCTTCTGTCAGCTCACCCTCCACCTGTTTCTTTCACAGGTAAGGCTGCAGGCAGACGCAGTGACTTTCACAGCTGCATTTTGgcttggaggccaaaaaaaagaataatctTACCTTCTTTCCAGTGGAAGACATTAAGAATAAGTTCAAGAACCTTCGTACGACCTTTCAGCGTCAGTACAAAATGGTAAAGGCGAGCAAGGTGTGCAGGTCGGATGATGTGTTCGTGCCGCAGTGGAAGCACTACCAGCAGCTGATGTTCCTGCAGGGCTGCTGGGACCAGGACGACAGTGTCGATGATCAGCCGCTGTCGCCGCTGACTCTTCCACAGGAGGAGACCCAGTCTGTCCTCACATCCCCGGGACTGATCATCTCCTTGCTTCCTACTCCATCCACCTCCTTTCCCtccacctcatcctcctccGTCCCCTCCAACATGATGGTTAAATGTTACTGGACCGAAGAGAGGGAGCGGTCCCTGATAGCTTTTTACTCCGGTAAATAAAACGCTACAGCTTCAAAATAATTACTTATTACTACAGAGGGATTGGCATACAGGAAAACCTAATGATATGGATTCTTACAATGACAAAGTTTGATCGTTAATGGGAGTTaatgctgttgtgtgttgttgtgaacAGAGCACAACTGTCTGTGGAACAAAAACTCTGAAAACCACAACAACCGTCAGCTCAGACGGAGGCTGCTGGAGGCCCTGAGAGACCAGCTGTCCGAGCACTCGGTGTCTTTCTCAGGTAAATGTAACCTGGTCCTGCTTCTTTGAATCACTACATCCCAGCACACCATCACTGTCAGGGTCACTGGTGGAGGTTTGCACATTATTTGGCACATGAGTAGCAAGTAGTGAAATTTCACTCTCCTGTGGGCGTCCCATGACTCCATGAACTTTACTAACCCCAACTTTAGAACAATTGCTtgaaaggaatagttcagcatttcaGATAAATATGCTAATTCGCTTTCGAATTTAAATAAtacacctaccagcacctctaacgCAAGTTGTATCTGTTTGTTTAATAACACAAACAGACTAACCAATCAAGGCAATGGTTGACCAGCAACTGGCATGTTCAGCAACAACTGAAAAGGATCTTACTCTTTAACCAAAACGTTTGCTGTTTTAAGACACTTAAAATAACAATCTGAGCCTGTCAGTGGCAATAACATTCTGAATATCGGATAGCTGTTTTAATGGTAAACATGATAGAAAACAGCGGCCAATTTCCACACCCCATAGACTATGAGTGACAATGtatttgtgtccacctgatgaatgtaagccCAGTATtaactctccttttagctctgttttggtctctaccaactcctgacaaaaatctgtctctttagctgctgaatgTTCCACTTTCTTCACCACattaactgtgtctgtctgctgtctgtcaaCGTTCTGCAGTTGAGGACATAAAGTGCAAGTTCAAGAACCTTCGGACAGTTTTTAACCGGGAATATAAGGCGGTCCAGGCCAGCAGGGCGGCTGACAAACTCTACGTGTCCAAGTGGAAGCACTACCAGCAGCTGCTCTTCCTCTGCGACTCCGGCGACGAAGACGACGGCACAGACGACCTGCAGATACTGATGCCACAGGAAGACAAGGATCAGGACCTTGGAAACCAAACACCCTCCTCCACCCTGAgcagcttctcctccagctccacccaAACTAATAGCATCAAGGTCAATCACTCCTCTGCTCCCCCCAGCTCCAGCCAGAGCAACGCCCAAACTAACCCCAGCGCTGCATACAAaattttcctgtctgtgtctccagACAGTCTCAAACTAGCGAGTCAGACAGCTCCTTCCACACTGCCAGCCTCCCCATCCTCCTCACCACCGGATACCAAACCGTGTACAAACCCCTCCCCTCTAAATTTCTCTGTATCCGGTGCAGTTCAGTCCAACAGCAGACTGAGCACAGACTCCCGCTGCCACTGGAGTGAGGCCAAAGTTCAGCAGCTCATATCATTTTACTCAGGTAGGTGGCATCATTGGAGAGCTACTGACTGACTGTGGGTAGGTTTTAGCTACATTTAGCCTTAGGATGTTTTGCTGGTCTCTGAAGTTACACAATTTTACATGACATGAGAGAATGGATGCAGGAGGAAGATGTcatagatgtttttttaatattgttttaatgTGAGAAGGTGAAGGTGTCTCTCTTCTTTCAGATCACAGTTGTCTTTGGAACCACAAATGTGAGAGCTACAAGAACCGTCTGCTGAGACAGAGCCTGCTGGAGACACTGAGCAGCCTCCTGTCTGACAATGAGCCGGTTCCGTTCACAGGTAACAAAGATGGTGTGTTAGTGTTATTGTGTTGCTGTGCTTTTATCAGCTGAGACTAACGAGTTCTGTTATTCTTCATGCTCCAGTGGAAGACATAAAGACAAAGTTCAGGAACTTGCGAACCATCTTCCAACGTGAACACAAGGCGGTGAGCTCGAACAAAACGTGTGGTTCAGAGGACTTTTACCTGCCAAAGTGGAAACACTACCGTGAGCTCATGTTCCTCTGTGACTCCTGTGATGAGGACGAGCGACCAGAAGAGCTTCACTTCCACGAACCGCAGGAGTCCGGCCTTCTCAACCTGGATGCCCAATCCCCGCCCTCCTCCCTACACTACCGCGCCACCACTCAAACTGCTACAAAACTGAGCATAACACCTCAGAGCCTCGAAGCCCCACCCTCGCCCACTCCCCCAGACTCCCAGCACTCATCCCCTTCTTCCTCCCCATCCCCCTCCACATCCTCCTCTCACGCCGACAGCCGAGTGTCGGGACGCAAACGAGCGAGCCGCCGGTTGCCGCCCACCACCAGCGAGATGCTGGATTTCATGAGGACGATCTGTCAAAGTCAGACGGTGTCACCGCACGCCGGGTTCCTGAAATACGTAGAGGAGTGTCTGAACGAGACGCCGCCAGACAAAGTgaagaaactgaagaagaaaataattgagACGATCCACAGCGTGTCAGAGGAGGTTTAGGGTTTCACTGTCTGAGGAGCTTAAGTCAGACTCGGTGcactgatttcttttcttttttttttttatccatcgTTCCATTACTCCCTCCCCACCATGTGGTGCATGCAGATCAGAACTCTGGTAATGTACACACAACCTGATGATGGACAATGATAGACTAACTATAAAACAAGTCACAGGTTGAAACAAAGGTCTGCATGTCATAATATTCTGACGTTAGCAAAATGTCAGAATATTAATGTTAACACGTTAGCGCGCTGTGTTACAGGCTAGCACGTTATTGCCAAAGGTTGCACCTTAATGCTAACAGTAGCATGCTAGCATACATAAGGCCAGCATGGCAGTAGTTAGCTTTAGAAGCATTCTGTCATGAGCCAAAGTGTCCATAAGCCAAAGACATGGACATATTTATCTTTTAGGTGGCACTGAAAAGTATATGACATTCTGgtgttttaaaatatgttgtgaATAACTTAATCCAGAGAgccttcacagaaaaaaatgaattgcatGAAACCAGGAAACATagtttgaggaaaaaatgtttttgttcagagGCTTTTGATCGCCGGTCAGTTGAATGGGAAATGATCCTCAGATGCCAAATTGCCACCAAGAGAATCTATCAGCCTTCACTTTAAAGATCTCAACCTCCAGCTTTCTGGTGAATTTGAGACGTAATCTTGATGCTGGCagaacaaagtttttttttaaacttgaagAAATTCAGCCGTTTAAAACCCACtctttgtcacttttgttttctgaagtGCTAAAATTCAGAAAGTACTTTTGAACAAACGTCTTTGACATGTAATTTacctctttatttattttagctttaGCATTTATGGGGGGGAATTTTGGCATTATTGCCAAAACAATTCTTGTCAGGAACTGATAAGATTGTGTAAAAATGTAAGCAAACTAGAcactttaattaattttgttttattatttgacaTATTATGATGTTAATGAGCAATTCCACCATTTAAGTACTGTAACTTTTAAATATTGTATTATCAGTCTGAAGATGTAACATTTAACTTTTCTTTTATAATTAAGATTTTATTCCAGTTTCATTATCAGCTGATGAACAgctgtaaaaaatatttaaagtttaTTGACctgtaagttgtttttttttttaattgatgcCTGTAAAAACTTTAAGCTGTTTAAAAATTTTATTCCTATTTAGTGTTAAATATTTAGGTTAAGGTGAAATCTAAATCTCTTGAAGCCATAATGGTTATTTTTGTAGTATCAGCTATGattgacagtgtttttttaaaaatatgttttcttttttaataatgcACATTTATATAAGAATGACTTATATCCTTTCTCTGGTGtttgttaaaatgtttgtttaaatttgacTCAGTGCCTTAGCAGAATTACAATAACTGCATatattcaaaatgaaatgtacaTGTATAAAATACAAGGACCTGTACAAAGTTCAGTTCCGGGATTTTCTTCTGTAAAgctttaatattatattatcaCAGTTAGGATGAGAttgaaaatattatttaaagCTAATTTTAAAAGGCCAAACCCTGAACTGACCTGTGAGTAACATTAGTTGAACTCCAGCTCATATTTTCATCTAGCAAAATAAAATTGATCTTCTCTTCTGTGGTTGTATGTTGAACAGTTGATTGTAATTCTCTAATGTTCCTCTAGATGGCGATCAGTGACTGCACGCTGCAcgctctgcctcctctccctctgcgcTGGCCCTTCAAAGGTAAAACTGCTTTACATAAAAAATCAGATATTTCTGTTTCCCGTTCAGAAACAAAGGctcaactcaaggtccacttacctGTTAGTCCTGGagcttttgacagtttgatagATTAAAAGCTGTTGAATTTGGCTTATCTGACTGTGAGACAGAGGACGCCACAGGTGCAGTCATGAAGAAGACAGGCTGCCAGTCTGACGGGCTCACCTGTCTCCTGTTTGACCTACATCCATCAGACTGAGCTTCAGGTGGAAAAACCTCACCGTACCTGAAGTCTCCTAACATTCAAACGCTGAAACGCTTCGTGTGTGTGACCTCAGCCTTTTCCATCCAGAAACCaggctcctctctcctcttcatgaagcccctgtgacctctgacccctgttAGCTGATACACTTGACGACACTTCGATCAAACCACATTCCCCAGCACcccaacacacccacacaagctGAGGGAGGGCTGGAATTCACTGGTGTTTTGCTTTGGTAGAAGGTGGCGGTGGGGTTCAGAGCCTGCTCTCACTGGGAGTTTAAACTCAGCATGAAGTCCATAAACCACCTGAGTGTCCAAAGCTCTCACCTGTACCTGCCCACGCCAGCAGCCAGGTCTGAGCCTGTCAGGTTACAGGTAAGACTCGGGTCTTACGTTAATGGCTCACGCTGGGCCTGGAACTGATTCACTTGGTGGTTATAACAGGTAAAACTTGTAAAACCTGGCCCATGCAGGACAGGTGTAGCCTCAGCTGCTAACTGAAGTTAGCAACAACGCAACGCAGTCACAACAGCAGGAGAATTTAATGAAGCTGGCTGTTAATGCAGGGTCAGAGCAGGGTTCATATGATTCTCTACTGTTATTACTCACAACTTTTCTCAACTCCATCACTACTATAACCCCCAGAGTAAGTGTGAGTATGACCCACTGAACTGTGTGAAGCACTATCACTCCCCAGTGGTTCAGGCCAGTTTCAAATCAGCTGTGGGTCCACTGACAAGATCTGTCACCtgatttttgcagttttaaagCTTGGATCCAGTGGTTTGAGCATCAGATCCTGATTTAACATCACTACTGAAACTTACCTCAACAGAAATCATACTTTCTTTCATGTAGTTTGAATCTTTGGGATCTTTTAACAGCACAAGCTTTGATCGAATCGATGAATCCTCATAACCCTGAGTctgacatttgttgtttttaagtgGCATGACAACTACTGGATCTAAACGCTCTGATGCTGTACGGGCTAGTTCATCTGAAACACACCGAGGCCTTCGTTTTGTGCTGCTGacgagttttgttttttgtttttttttttcttcccctgacAAACATTAACCTGATCATCAAACCGCTTATGTAAACTCCTGTTGTCGGTTTATTGTTAACCATGTAAACGATTTGATGCACCAGGCGGTTAAATCTGGTTCTCCCTATTAATCTGGTTCTGGTGTGAATGGAAACAGTGCCACACCTACTGCTGCAGAGCTCAGCTGCGCTGTGGAGGATTGGATTACAGCtcatcagcacacacagaggaaacactcTGTTTTCAGTCCTGTGTCCCTCTTTTATTCAGAGCTCtactcttttgtgtgtgtgttttttgttttttacttctcccctctctttaggagtttcctttctttttttcttcctccttatttaatttttttcttccttacttctctttcctctcttctttcttcctaacttctgtctccctcctgtcctgtcccccctttctctccctctgtctcactctacctcactccacctccctctctctctctctctctctctctccctctctctctcttttctcttcgcTCAGTGAGTCGCAGTAAATCCTATTGTGATGCTAAACTgattttgagagagagagactcgcggtgagagagggagagggagagagagaggtttggATTTCTGTTTGAACAGATCTGATCTGACCTTCCTTCATCTCTGAGTTTTTATCACTTTCTCCTCTCGGTAAACTTTGAAACTTTCTCTCCAGGCTCCAGCGCGGTAGTTTCGGGGTGTTTTTGGAGCCTGTCTGCCGGAGGATCAGCGGCTCTCTGCGCTTCAGGAATGCACTTTGCAGGAAGCTCAGCTCGTTTCTCGGACACCTCCTgctttcccctttttttttttcctcagcgaggagttataaatgaatgaaggaaATGCGTTCGTGAAGGACAGATCGTTTTCTTCTCTCCGGTTCCCCGCTCCTCAGTCCGCCGGGCCGCAGCCgggctgaggacagaggagctcGGAATGAGCGCTCCCTGGCCGGGCATGGAGAGCGGCGGCGGCCGGGCGGGGATCCAGCAGCAGGCGGCGGCGGGcggtggaggaggcggaggcgACGGCTGGGTGCTGTTGGAGGCCCGGCTGCAAGGAGGAGCGCCGTGGGGCTTCACCCTGCAGGGTGGCCTGGAGCACGGAGAGCCGCTCATCATCTCTAAGGTACGAGACAGTAAGGACTGTCATCATCCTATGATTGGTGTTAACCATGATATGTACTAATGCATGGTTTGGTATCAATTATTGTtcgattaatcgactaatcattGTTCATAAATGACAGGATTAATTGTCAGTGGTGATGGAAGTAGTCTATTCAAacttaaagtaaaataaaaaatacaacaagGTAGAAATATACCATTTCAAGAAGACATTCATATAAATGTTCACGTCAGTTAAGGGAAGTACTGTAAAGGAAAAGTGCAACAGAAGCAGCCTCATGCTGACAGCCTCCATCTGAACTATGTGACTGTTGATTTAAAGGAACACTCCTGCAGTTTTCATACATGCATAAACTTGGGTGATTCTCACGAGACAGATTTGAAAAATAACGGCACCAGAATGAAACCTAACCTAAGCCTCGAAGGATGACGTATCCTGATTTTTAAGCTCAAGCTCCAACACTGGACCTGGATCCTATGTTTCTGATAACGCACCTAAACTCCAGTCCCCCAGCTGGAACTTCAttatatacagtctatggcTGTATGTACAGCTGTTATATACTGTTTCTCTACAGTCCCAAGCCGTTGACTTTGGAAAGCTCTGTAGTTTTGTCCAGCTTAGCATTTAATACATACAACAAATTGGCATGTTATAGCTATTGATAATGGCCACAGCTGTGTAGTTATGTTAATAATGACAAACATTAATATCAGACTTATGGACCCTTCGTACAGTTCGAGTGACAGCTCTTCACTGTAGCATTAACTTGACAGACTGAAGGCACAGCCAGCTTCTCTGCCTCAGTCCTGGACGATCCTAAAAGCTCTAACAACGTTTAGATTTTTCCTCCTAACCCCTACAAGTCTTCTCTGCGACACCTATTCATGAGCTAACCTTCGACCTAACCCCAGTTTATGAAGGCAGCACTATGGGAAGCACACAGGGAAACACGGTTTGTCAGGGCGACAGACTCTGACACCAGACCAGCATGCACAGAGTTCAGTTTTGTAGCTGTCCAACTAGAATTAACAATAATTTGCAGGAGACAGTTGTCATAGCAGTCATCAGTCAAAGCTGTTtaattttccctcttttcttgatttttttttattagctcCTGTATTTTGAAAACTGATCTATGGCTTGAAACAGTGAGTATGATAGTCAATAATATTTTATTGATATTTGATTAGTCATGGCTATCTCAGTTAGCTACTGTAATAAGGAAAATGACCACTAATGATCCCCTTCTGTCCTTACAGCCATCGTGGCCtcattttattaaaatgcaaatcagcaggctggtatgtgtgtgtgtgtgtgtgtgtgtgtgtgtgtgtgtgtgtgtgtgtgtgtgtacgtacgtgtgtgtgtgaaggttaTTCTGGGACGGAGGCCAAACGGCTGTAAAATAGGACAAGAATGTGAATGATGTGTTTTCCtgggtgcttttattttgtactgtATTTAGATGAGCGTTAGCACAGTCCTCCGCGTTTGACCGAACAGCTGCTCGATGTCTggttatctgtctgtctgacatcGTCTCAGTCtttcagcttctgtgtgtttcacAATATGTcgtcttttttctgtccttcttttTAATTCTTCTTCCTTTCAGTCCAGCCATCATCTCTCTTTgtcgtctgtctctgtccatgctAAGGCGGCTAAATCTGAAAACACTGCTCCTTCATCACCTGTACAGGGTTTAAATACAGATGTTGCTCTTTTATGTTTGTTAGAAAGAATCAAACAGTCCTCTGATGGaggaataataaaataaagaaaattggCATCATTGTAAGATGCAGATTTGTTGAGCTGGTCAAACAtatgaggcttttttttctccaccctcAGCTTGTGTATCATCAGCGCAGTAAAGTTCTTGTGGTACTTGTggctggggtcagaggtcacagtgaaGATTTCTGTTAATCCACACAGTTCAGGTCGGGTTAAACAGTCTTAATGAGTCTTAATCTGAAGGTCTCATGATTGGCATCAAACTGGCTGTGTGCACTAACACTGCCGTGGCTGCACCTTCAGAATGAAGGTGAACAGTAAAAGCTGTAGCTCACTGTTCAACTCTGACCGACTCTTCTCACTGTAATTGTACATATTAAAAAGCAACAGACAGTTTAGgtgtgttcagatttgtgtCCACGTCCAATTATAGTCCTGAACAGACCTCGGTCTCCAGGGTAAACCTCTGACAGATTTTCAGTTAGTCCAATCAAAACGTCCAGAGCTCTGCCTAGATAGATTTAATATATCTTGGATCTGGTCTAATTTGGATCCAAAGTTGAGTCTCAGTTCTTCGTAACTGAGACCTCTGAAGACTTCTAGAGTAAAGATGTGACATGTTTTTGCTCATATCAGACTGGTCAGGGCTCCTGTCAGGTCCAATCAAATGTAAGCACCGTCCAAAGACCTGGAACCCTCCTGGAACTAGCACTAGAGGAGAGAATGGACCTGAGACTCGGTTCTGCTCAGGCCCTCAGAGGGGTTTCCACAGGGATTATACCCTGAAGACCTCTGCTGGGCTAAAACTGGGTGTGGCAGTGAAGCTGCTGAGTAAAATGTCATCATAACTGAGACGAATGATGCATTAAGAACAAATAAGAGTCAGGCTGTAAAAACACAGGAGGCTGCAGTGTGTGCGAAGATGACTTTACACCTGTCGTCTGTGCACCAGAATatccagggaaaaaaaatatttacttaaATGTTGCCTGATCAGAAGTTGACAAGCTGTTGTATGTTTTAGGAAAACACTGTTCCCGTTTTAGAAATTTCACATGAATGTATTGAAAAGCCAGACGCCCGTGTTTTCCAACAGCGCTTTAAATGCAACATGCATTTGTGGATCAGAGGCTGTGAAAAGAGTCTGAAAACTCTTTTCAAAACTAAATTTCATTAGATATTTGAACATCCTGTTTTGGTTCTGGAGAAGTTTATAATGTTGTATCGATGCCATCATGGTTATCTCAGACCTGGAGAgtttttgtatgtaaaatgcTGTCGACATGCATCGTaagaaatgtaggatccagtgtttttggagcgTGACTAAGCGTCAAGAtacatggcttttttttccttttttttttaactatattAGATAGTGACGGTgttgagacagacaggacacaTGCTGATAGAGTGAGGTGTATGACATGTGGCAAAGTTAACTGAGTCCGAACCCCTGGGACGTACCTGCCACTTTGATTTTTGGACTTTGCTCATTTGAAACAATGTTTCAAATGGAGGAAATCACTCTTCTTTGGTAACAGAGTCCTTTTTCTGGGTGAGGACCCCCGTTGCTGTCAAATCACAGTCTTCATTGATTAGAGGAGGTATGTTGTTTCAGTCACGGTATGAACAGGCAGAGTCGCTCTGTTTGGATATCTCTGTCTGCAGGATAATGAATTTCAGCTGGAATACCAAagtcactaacacacacacacacacacacacacacacacagttttacgGAGTGATTCAGCGGGCCTTATTTGGGTATATTTATTCCTGAAAAAGGCAAACAGTGCAGGCATGTGATCGTTCAACAGAGCTGAGGAGCGCTTtatattttaacagtttttcttttgaggATGTTTCGCTTCCTTCACATCAGCACAGCTCATTAGACACAACTCGcatttgtgttactttttttttgtttgttttgtgttactaTAACATGTCAGCACTGATGTAGATGCATTTAGAAACCTATCTTTGTCTGTACATGCCCTTGGCCTCACACTAAGCTGCTATTTGTTGTCATTATTTtaatctgtgttgttttgtattttatcagTTTGTTTCTTCCAAGGTTGCTCTGTTTGGCCTCCTCAGGGCCACCATACTTAGGTGATTAATGTCActcagcacatacagtaaatgagcGTCGACACTTGCTGGAGCTTTCAGATTTTGGAGCTGGGGTGTGTGGGCCAAAACACGGGATGCTTTTGTTGAAAAGTAACACATGTTGTAATTCAGGGGAGGGTCAGACACACCCTGCAAGAAATTCTTGGCAGTTGTTTTAAGATTTGAAGAGTCCCAGATGGGCGGGGTTTAATATTTCTGAACCGTGCTAGATGCTTCTGTCGATCACAGGAAAGTATGTGAAAACAACTATGAGATAAAGACACTTTTGGGTTGTTGTATTTCACCCCACATGGTGAACCTTACCTTTCTCTGGTCATGTAACCTGTTCTGTGTAGTTATTTATAAGTTTATGAAAGGACGTTGGTAGTCAGGCTTTGAGTTTACTGGTCAGATTCATCTGTGCCAGTTACTGGAACCATCCAGTCTGA is a window of Toxotes jaculatrix isolate fToxJac2 chromosome 16, fToxJac2.pri, whole genome shotgun sequence DNA encoding:
- the LOC121195019 gene encoding uncharacterized protein LOC121195019, with protein sequence MEASPFSFTPERYWTEEKERALIAFFSKHSCLWNHKSESYKNRQLRWKTLEHLRILLSAHPPPVSFTVEDIKNKFKNLRTTFQRQYKMVKASKVCRSDDVFVPQWKHYQQLMFLQGCWDQDDSVDDQPLSPLTLPQEETQSVLTSPGLIISLLPTPSTSFPSTSSSSVPSNMMVKCYWTEERERSLIAFYSEHNCLWNKNSENHNNRQLRRRLLEALRDQLSEHSVSFSVEDIKCKFKNLRTVFNREYKAVQASRAADKLYVSKWKHYQQLLFLCDSGDEDDGTDDLQILMPQEDKDQDLGNQTPSSTLSSFSSSSTQTNSIKVNHSSAPPSSSQSNAQTNPSAAYKIFLSVSPDSLKLASQTAPSTLPASPSSSPPDTKPCTNPSPLNFSVSGAVQSNSRLSTDSRCHWSEAKVQQLISFYSDHSCLWNHKCESYKNRLLRQSLLETLSSLLSDNEPVPFTVEDIKTKFRNLRTIFQREHKAVSSNKTCGSEDFYLPKWKHYRELMFLCDSCDEDERPEELHFHEPQESGLLNLDAQSPPSSLHYRATTQTATKLSITPQSLEAPPSPTPPDSQHSSPSSSPSPSTSSSHADSRVSGRKRASRRLPPTTSEMLDFMRTICQSQTVSPHAGFLKYVEECLNETPPDKVKKLKKKIIETIHSVSEEV